A window from Bacteroidota bacterium encodes these proteins:
- a CDS encoding DsbA family protein, translating into MKNRFTVNTLLLLLFTTFFTIASACAQVDDSQSRKDRIKANLYVLFPQLETHSVEIGDFEEIGAPGVEMGSFVVDGQQQQPFIITDGDSKLFLLAGGPFDVSKTEDELAEQIAARKEAERQKAVAIHADLMPAVANLPYRGSGDAPVTIVEFSDFQCPYCARATDTMHKLIAKHAEDVRLVYMQFPLESIHPWARAASIASLCAANQSSDAFWTLHDKYFEDQSQLNADNLIEMSTGYLADSGIAMEQWNACSTDRDGEAYKAASSMVDAALQLGIKHGVNSTPVFFVNGQLVSGAQPLETFEAAIEAAME; encoded by the coding sequence ATGAAAAATAGATTTACTGTAAATACACTCCTGCTCCTGCTTTTTACGACCTTTTTTACGATTGCATCTGCCTGCGCACAGGTAGATGATTCGCAGAGCCGGAAAGACCGCATCAAGGCTAATTTGTACGTTCTGTTTCCACAACTTGAAACCCATTCAGTCGAAATTGGCGATTTCGAAGAGATTGGGGCGCCCGGTGTTGAGATGGGTAGTTTTGTTGTAGATGGGCAGCAACAGCAGCCTTTCATTATCACAGACGGAGACAGCAAACTGTTCTTGCTTGCCGGCGGCCCTTTTGACGTTAGCAAAACAGAAGACGAGTTAGCTGAGCAAATTGCAGCCCGCAAAGAAGCGGAGCGTCAAAAAGCAGTAGCCATCCATGCTGACTTGATGCCGGCTGTTGCCAATTTGCCTTACCGGGGTAGTGGCGACGCACCTGTTACCATTGTTGAGTTCTCAGATTTCCAGTGTCCGTATTGCGCACGCGCTACAGATACCATGCACAAACTGATCGCCAAACATGCAGAAGATGTACGTTTGGTATACATGCAGTTTCCGCTCGAAAGCATCCACCCCTGGGCCCGGGCAGCTTCAATTGCATCCCTTTGCGCTGCCAACCAGTCTTCAGACGCGTTCTGGACGCTTCACGACAAATACTTCGAAGACCAGTCGCAGCTCAATGCTGATAACCTGATCGAGATGAGTACCGGTTATCTTGCTGATTCTGGTATTGCCATGGAGCAGTGGAATGCCTGTTCAACAGACCGCGACGGAGAAGCCTACAAAGCTGCTTCTTCCATGGTTGATGCAGCTCTCCAACTGGGCATCAAACACGGTGTCAACTCTACACCGGTTTTCTTCGTCAACGGCCAACTCGTAAGCGGTGCGCAGCCTCTGGAAACGTTTGAAGCCGCCATAGAAGCCGCCATGGAGTAG